The nucleotide window TCCACTGTCGACGACATGACGTCGGACCGTATCGCGCACGACGCTCCCGGTCCTGTTGTTTTCCGCAGGAGGACCGCTAGGCGAGGTGGGTGCGCTGGCCTTCGGGGTCGAGGATGCAGAGCAGCTCGGCCGGGCCGTCGTGCGCGCCGAAGGAGTGCGGGACCATCGTGGAGAACTCGGCCGCCTCGCCGGTGCCGACCAGGATGGTCCGCTCACCCAGCCGCAGCATCACGGTCCCGGACAGGACCGTGAACCAGTCCCGGCCGGGGTGCACGCGCAGCTCGGCCGGGGCCGGCCGGGTGACCCGCATCTTCGCGACCGTGACGCCGCCCGGCCCCGCCTCGCGGGACAGCAGCCAGGTCGTCCTGCCCCGCGCCTCGTCGCGGTGCGGCCTGATCACCACGTCGTCGTCGTCGACGGACTCGACGAGCTGGTCCAGGGTGGTGCCCAGCGCGCGGGCGATCGGCGTCAGCTGGTCGAGGGCGATGCGGCGGTGGCCCGTCTCGATCCGGCTGAGCGTGGACGGGCTCAGGTAGCAGCGGGAGGCCAGCTCGTCCAGGGACCAGCCGCGCGCGGCGCGCAGGCCGCGGATCCGCTGGCGGACGATGGCGTCGAGGTCGCCGTCTTGCGTCATACGCAAGACTGTATGTCATTGGCGCAAAATCCGGCTATGGTCGGCCCATGGGAGACCACGGACACGGACATCAGCACGGACATCGACACGGACACGGACATCGACACGGACACGGACATGAGCACGGACACGACCCGGACGCCCTGCCCGAGCTGCTGGAGCTCGACGCCGAGGTGCTGCACGAGTACCGGGACGCCCTGCTCGACCAGGTGCAGGACCTGACCGGCGGCGCGCCGCGCCGGATCCTCGACCTCGGCTGCGGCAACGGGACCGGCACGCTCGCGCTGGCCGGGCGCTTCCCCGGCGCCGAGCTGATCGCGGTGGACGTGTCGCCGGACATGCTGCACCGGCTGCGCGAGAAGGCCGCGAGGGCCGGCGTCGCCGACCGGGTCCGGACCGTGCAGGCGGACCTGGACGAGGGCTGGCCGGACGTGGCCGGCGTGGATCTGGTGTGGGCCTCGGCATCGATGCACCACGTGGCGGACCCCGACCGGGTCCTCGCCGACGTGTTCGCCGCGATCCGGCCCGGCGGCCTGCTGGCCGTCGCCGAGGTGGCGTCGCACCCGCGGTTCCTGCCGGACTCCTTCGGCGGCGGCGTCGAGGCGCGGGTGCACGCCGCGCTGGCCGCCAGGCAGGCCGCCGAGATGCCGCACCGCGGCGAGGACTGGGGGCCCCGGCTGCGCAAGGCCGGATTCGCCGTGGAGTCGGCGCGGCACGTCACGATCGACCTGACGGCCCCGCTGCCGAGCGCCACCGGCCGCTACGCGCGGGCCGTCCTGGCCCGCATGCGGTCCGGCCTGCACGACGAGATCAGCGCCGCCGACCACGCCACCCTGCAGACCCTGCTCGACGGCGACGGCCCGGAGAACCTGCTGAGGCGCGACAACCTGACCGTGCACGCCGAGCGCAGCGCGTGGTTGTGCCGGCGGCCTTAATCGGGTTGCCCCGCTCGCGGGGGTCGGTCACGATGGCGCGCATGATTACCGCTGAACGAAAGGGCGCGTGCGCCCTCGCGCGTTGACCGCCCCGACGCGGCGCCGAGTCGCCGCCGATCTTGATCACTGGCACCACGCGGTCGAACTGCGGCGGGAGTGGCGGGACATCGGTCTCGCCACCGAGCCGGCCGACCGCGACGCGGCCGAGGAAGTCCTGACCCGCCTGTACCGGCGCCACGGCCGCGCCCGGCCACGGTTCGCCTGGGCCGGCTCGCCCCGCGACGCCCTGCCCCTGACCTCGGGGATGCCCACCCACGACGACCTGCGGGGTTGGCTGCGGCCCCGGCAACCACCGGGCCGGCCGCCGCTGGCCGGCGACATCGCCGCCGGCTGGTCGCGGCTGATGAGGGCGCTCGACGAGGGCGCCGATCCCTGCCTCGGCCCGCTGCGGCCGCCCGGCAAGAACGCCAAACCCTGGCCCGTGCTGCCACCGCCGGCCGCGCTGGCGGCGGGCGTCCCGCTGGGCGAGGTCCTGCGCCAGGGCGTACGCGGCGCGCTGCGGACCGTCCTGATGGACAGCGTCGTCCTACCGGTACGCGCCACGCTGGCGCCGCCGCGCCGCGTACCGGTCGCCTGGTGGGGCCAGCAGGACGCCTACTGGATCGGGTACCACGACGTGCTGCGCCGGCTGGGGCTCGCCCAGCACGGGCCCGTCGTCGGCGGCCGCCTGGACGAGTGGGCGACCCTGGCCCGCTCCTGCGGCTGGTGGTGGCCCGGCGAGGAGGTCTGCGTCGTGGTGGAGCGGCCGGCCCGGATCGAGCACGTCCCCTTCCCCGACGACACGCTGCCGGAACCGGCGCACCCGGCCGTCACCTACCGCACCTGACCGCACGGGCGGCCGGGCACTTCAGTGCCCGGCCGTCGCCGCCGTCAGCCGGGCCACGCTAGACCAGGACGCCGTCCCGGGTCTGAGGGGTCGCCGGCGCCGGGGCGGGGTGTTCGCGGGCGCCCGTGCGCTCGGCGCCGATGCCGGCCGCGACCACGAAGGCGATTCCCGCCACCGGCGCCCAGCCGGGCACCTGGCCGAGCAGCACCAGGCCGATCACCAGCGCGATCGCGGGCTCCAGGCTCATCAGCGTGCCGAACGCGGCCGTCGTGAGCCGGCGCAGGGCGAGCATCTCGAGGATGAACGGCACCACCGGCAGCAGGATCGCCAGTCCGAGCCCGATCAGCAGCAGTTGCCAGGTGATGCCGGTCAGCACAGACGGGCCGACCACCAGCGTCGCGACCAGGCCCGCGACCGGCATCGACACCGCCAGGCCCTGCAGGCCCGAGACCTCGTCGCCGACCCGCTGGGTGAGCAGGATGTACGCCGCCCAGCACGCCGCCGCCGCCAGCGCGTACCCGACGCCGACCAGGTCGATCTCGCCGCGCCACGGCTCGGTGAGCAGCACGACGCCGACCGCCGCCAGCACCGGCCACACCTTCGTGCCGCGCCGCCCGCGGAACACCGCGACGGCGAGCGGGCCGAGGAACTCCAGCGCGCTGGCCGTGCCGAGCGGCAGCCGCGCGATCGCGGCCATGAACAGCATGGTGACCCCGGCGGTGACGACGCCGAGGGCGACGCTGGCCAGCAGCCCGCGGCGGGTGAACCGGCGCAGCCGCGGCCGGACCAGCACCGCCAGGATCACCCCGGCCCACGCCAGGCGCAGCCACGCCGCGCCCTCGACGCCGGCGGAGTCGATGAGCCCGACGGAGGCCGCCAGGCCGAGCTGGACGAGGAGCATCGAGGCGAGCGCCATCGTCGAGCCGGTCCGTGCCTCTGTACGCATGGACCCCAGTAGAGCCGCTCCGAATGTTCACGTCCACGTGCTAATTGTGGATTCACCGTTCGGGTTTGGCTGACAATGACCCGATGGACACCCGGCGCCTGCGCTTACTGCTCGAACTGTCCCGGCTCGGCTCGATGCGCGAGGTCGCCGACGAGATGCACGTCACCACCTCGACCGTGTCCCAGCAGCTCGCCGTCCTGGCCCGCGAGGCAGGCACCACCCTGATCGAGCCGGACGGGCGCCGGGTCCGGCTCACCCCGGCCGGGCGCCGCCTCGCCGAGCACGCGGTCACCATCCTGGCCGCGGTGGAGACCGCCCGCCTCGACCTGGACCCCGGCGCGGAACCGGCCGGGGACGTGCGGGTCGCGGGCTTCGCCACGGCCGTACGCCGCTCGCTGCTGCCGATCGCGGCCACCCTCGCCGCCACCCACCCGCGGGTGCGCCTGCTGATCCACGAGCACGAGCCGTTCGAGGCGTTCGAGCTGCTGGCCACCGACCTGATGGACCTGGCGCTGACCTACGACTACAACCTCGCGCCGGCCGCGTTCGACCCGGCGCTCACGGCGATGCCGCTCTGGGAGGCGCCGTGGGGCCTCGCGGTGCCGGTGGAGTCGCGGGCCACGGAGTTCGCCGCGTTCCGGGAGCACGACTGGATCGTGAACTCACGCAACACCGCCGACGAGGACGTGGTGCGTACCGTCGCGGCGCTCGAGGGTTTCGTGCCGCGGATCGTGCACCGGGCGGACAGCCTCGACCTCGTGCAGGACCTCATCGTCGCCGGGCTGGGCGTCGGGCTGCTGCCGATGGACGGTACGAGGCTGCCCGGGGTGCGGCTGCTGGACCTGCCGGGCCAGCAGGTCCGGCTGCGCAGCTACGCGGTGACCCGCCGCGGCCGCTCCGGCTGGCCTCCGCTGGCCCTGATGCTGCGGCTGCTCAGTGCCGAAGGCGGCGCAGCTTGACCGTGCTGTCCGTGCGGTGTGCCGGTTGGCCGTCCGGGCCGTTCTGGAGGCGGTCGTGTACCTCGCTCAGCAGCACCTCCCACTCCCCCTCCGGCAGCTCCAGGGCGGCGACGACCTCGTCCGGCTCCGGGAAGTGCGCGTCGCCGTGGTCGAGGCTCTGCGCGGCGAACGGGCCGAAGTCCTGGTGCCCCTCGATCAGCAGGATGCCGCCGGGCGCGACGGCACCGGCGGCGGCGCGCAGCACCCGCTCCCGGGGCAGGCCGGCGCGGGAGTGGAGGAACTGCGCGGACACCACGTCGTAGCTGCCCGCCGGGAACGAGGCGGCCAGGTCGTGCCGCTGGAAGTCGATCGTGACCCCGGCCTCGGCGGCACGCGCGGCGGCCCGGTCCAGGGCGACCCCGGAGATGTCGACGGCGGTCACCGCCCAGCCGAGCCCGGCCATCCAGATCGCGTCGCCGCCCTCGCCGCAGCCAAGATCGAGCGCGCGACCCGGCGGGAGGCCGGACACCTCACGGGCCAGCACGACATTGGGGGCACCGCTCCACACATGGTGCTGCTCCGCGTACCGGGAATCCCAGAAGCCCTCGTCGCTCATGGGACGAGCGTGACCGCGGCGGCCGCGGACCGCAAAGGTCCTTGCCGTTACGGCAAAACGCGGCGGGTCAGCCGGCGCGCCGCCGGGCGCGGCGGGCCGCGAGTTCGTCGCCGGCGGCGGGCTCGGCCGGCAGGTTCGTG belongs to Amorphoplanes digitatis and includes:
- a CDS encoding class I SAM-dependent methyltransferase, encoding MGDHGHGHQHGHRHGHGHRHGHGHEHGHDPDALPELLELDAEVLHEYRDALLDQVQDLTGGAPRRILDLGCGNGTGTLALAGRFPGAELIAVDVSPDMLHRLREKAARAGVADRVRTVQADLDEGWPDVAGVDLVWASASMHHVADPDRVLADVFAAIRPGGLLAVAEVASHPRFLPDSFGGGVEARVHAALAARQAAEMPHRGEDWGPRLRKAGFAVESARHVTIDLTAPLPSATGRYARAVLARMRSGLHDEISAADHATLQTLLDGDGPENLLRRDNLTVHAERSAWLCRRP
- a CDS encoding LysR family transcriptional regulator; this translates as MDTRRLRLLLELSRLGSMREVADEMHVTTSTVSQQLAVLAREAGTTLIEPDGRRVRLTPAGRRLAEHAVTILAAVETARLDLDPGAEPAGDVRVAGFATAVRRSLLPIAATLAATHPRVRLLIHEHEPFEAFELLATDLMDLALTYDYNLAPAAFDPALTAMPLWEAPWGLAVPVESRATEFAAFREHDWIVNSRNTADEDVVRTVAALEGFVPRIVHRADSLDLVQDLIVAGLGVGLLPMDGTRLPGVRLLDLPGQQVRLRSYAVTRRGRSGWPPLALMLRLLSAEGGAA
- a CDS encoding helix-turn-helix transcriptional regulator is translated as MTQDGDLDAIVRQRIRGLRAARGWSLDELASRCYLSPSTLSRIETGHRRIALDQLTPIARALGTTLDQLVESVDDDDVVIRPHRDEARGRTTWLLSREAGPGGVTVAKMRVTRPAPAELRVHPGRDWFTVLSGTVMLRLGERTILVGTGEAAEFSTMVPHSFGAHDGPAELLCILDPEGQRTHLA
- a CDS encoding class I SAM-dependent methyltransferase; translated protein: MSDEGFWDSRYAEQHHVWSGAPNVVLAREVSGLPPGRALDLGCGEGGDAIWMAGLGWAVTAVDISGVALDRAAARAAEAGVTIDFQRHDLAASFPAGSYDVVSAQFLHSRAGLPRERVLRAAAGAVAPGGILLIEGHQDFGPFAAQSLDHGDAHFPEPDEVVAALELPEGEWEVLLSEVHDRLQNGPDGQPAHRTDSTVKLRRLRH
- a CDS encoding EamA family transporter, which translates into the protein MRTEARTGSTMALASMLLVQLGLAASVGLIDSAGVEGAAWLRLAWAGVILAVLVRPRLRRFTRRGLLASVALGVVTAGVTMLFMAAIARLPLGTASALEFLGPLAVAVFRGRRGTKVWPVLAAVGVVLLTEPWRGEIDLVGVGYALAAAACWAAYILLTQRVGDEVSGLQGLAVSMPVAGLVATLVVGPSVLTGITWQLLLIGLGLAILLPVVPFILEMLALRRLTTAAFGTLMSLEPAIALVIGLVLLGQVPGWAPVAGIAFVVAAGIGAERTGAREHPAPAPATPQTRDGVLV
- a CDS encoding DUF6745 domain-containing protein; its protein translation is MTAPTRRRVAADLDHWHHAVELRREWRDIGLATEPADRDAAEEVLTRLYRRHGRARPRFAWAGSPRDALPLTSGMPTHDDLRGWLRPRQPPGRPPLAGDIAAGWSRLMRALDEGADPCLGPLRPPGKNAKPWPVLPPPAALAAGVPLGEVLRQGVRGALRTVLMDSVVLPVRATLAPPRRVPVAWWGQQDAYWIGYHDVLRRLGLAQHGPVVGGRLDEWATLARSCGWWWPGEEVCVVVERPARIEHVPFPDDTLPEPAHPAVTYRT